One Brachybacterium kimchii genomic window carries:
- a CDS encoding class I SAM-dependent methyltransferase, producing MSVQHPMTVQDRMAFQDRLTLQDRMTAYWSRWADEYDDQQTARLRSADARRTWRDVWERALAPDPGDDPTAAHRPDALDVLDVGTGSGNAAIQVAGLGHRVTGIDLAPGMLERARAKASGVRFLPGDAIAPPFPEGAFDAIICRYVLWTLRDAQRALAAWHRLLRPGGILAAVDSAWFPEDGELGDGLEGARGEDFRDAYGAGVISELPLAAGRETEVRAALEAGGFAHVTATPLYEVLELDRRQGVAPGHRPQLQMLYRAVRA from the coding sequence ATGAGCGTCCAGCACCCCATGACCGTCCAGGACCGCATGGCCTTCCAGGATCGGTTGACGCTCCAGGACCGGATGACCGCGTACTGGTCGCGATGGGCCGACGAGTACGACGACCAGCAGACCGCGCGCCTGCGATCCGCGGATGCCCGACGGACCTGGCGGGACGTCTGGGAGCGCGCGCTCGCGCCCGATCCGGGCGACGATCCCACGGCTGCACACCGACCGGACGCGCTCGACGTGCTCGACGTGGGCACGGGCAGCGGGAACGCCGCGATCCAGGTGGCCGGGCTCGGGCACCGGGTGACGGGCATCGACCTCGCCCCGGGCATGCTCGAGCGCGCCCGCGCGAAGGCGTCCGGCGTGCGCTTCCTGCCCGGGGACGCCATCGCCCCGCCGTTCCCCGAGGGCGCCTTCGACGCGATCATCTGCCGCTACGTGCTGTGGACCCTGCGGGATGCGCAGCGCGCCCTCGCCGCGTGGCACCGTCTGCTGCGACCCGGCGGGATCCTCGCCGCCGTGGACTCCGCTTGGTTCCCCGAGGACGGGGAGCTGGGTGACGGCCTCGAGGGAGCACGCGGCGAGGACTTCCGGGACGCCTACGGGGCGGGCGTGATCAGCGAGCTTCCCCTGGCCGCGGGCAGGGAGACGGAGGTGCGGGCGGCCCTGGAGGCCGGCGGCTTCGCGCACGTGACGGCGACCCCGCTGTACGAAGTGCTGGAGCTGGACCGACGTCAGGGCGTCGCTCCCGGGCACCGCCCTCAGCTGCAGATGCTCTACCGGGCCGTGCGGGCGTAG
- a CDS encoding alanine racemase, translating into MTTTQPTPPTTRTVTADDKSFPAVLVGRDVADLDAPLAEFSTPLFVLDREAMDHNLATMAAWTSARGLELMPHGKTTMAPTLWHRQLAAGATGITAATPWQASVALRAGIPTVQIANMCLDPGQLRQLAAHLAAHTEQEVVCWADSLAAVGLMEQSLPADARLGVLVELGADGGRTGARREDEAVAIAERIAASPVLALRGVAGYEGALAHDRSPGSLATVGAYCRRLAALVEQVRPLVDGTPWVTAGGSAYFDLVAEAFAGLQDVRAILRSGAYIVHDSGFYRGISPLDATRGVAPEEALRPAMRAYARVVSQPEPGLGLLDAGKRDVPFDEGLPTVLAVADELGGQERAVEPGAFEVTALNDQHTFVRWGAAGTAGVEGAAPLAVGQVVTLGLSHPCTAFDKWRLVPVVDGSGTVVEGVATTF; encoded by the coding sequence ATGACGACGACGCAGCCCACTCCCCCGACCACGCGCACCGTCACCGCCGACGACAAGTCCTTCCCCGCGGTGCTCGTCGGCCGCGATGTCGCCGACCTCGACGCGCCGCTCGCGGAGTTCTCGACGCCGCTGTTCGTCCTGGACCGCGAGGCGATGGACCACAACCTCGCCACGATGGCCGCGTGGACGAGCGCGCGCGGGCTGGAGCTGATGCCGCACGGCAAGACGACGATGGCGCCCACGCTCTGGCATCGCCAGCTCGCCGCGGGCGCCACCGGGATCACGGCCGCCACGCCCTGGCAGGCGAGCGTGGCCCTGCGCGCCGGGATCCCCACGGTGCAGATCGCGAACATGTGCCTGGATCCGGGGCAGCTGCGGCAGCTCGCGGCGCACCTCGCCGCGCACACGGAGCAGGAGGTCGTGTGCTGGGCGGACTCGCTCGCGGCGGTCGGGCTCATGGAGCAGTCGCTCCCGGCCGACGCCCGGCTCGGGGTGCTCGTCGAGCTCGGGGCCGACGGCGGGCGCACGGGCGCGCGCCGTGAGGACGAGGCGGTCGCGATCGCCGAGCGCATCGCGGCCTCGCCCGTGCTCGCCCTGCGCGGCGTCGCCGGCTACGAGGGCGCGCTCGCGCACGACCGCTCCCCGGGGTCGCTCGCGACGGTCGGCGCGTACTGCCGTCGCCTCGCCGCACTCGTCGAGCAGGTGCGGCCACTCGTCGACGGCACCCCGTGGGTGACCGCCGGGGGCAGCGCGTACTTCGACCTCGTGGCCGAGGCGTTCGCGGGCCTCCAGGACGTGCGGGCGATCCTGCGCTCGGGCGCGTACATCGTGCACGACAGCGGGTTCTACCGCGGCATCTCCCCGCTGGACGCGACCCGCGGCGTCGCCCCGGAGGAGGCCCTGCGCCCCGCCATGCGCGCCTATGCGCGTGTGGTGTCCCAGCCCGAACCCGGGCTGGGCCTGCTCGACGCCGGCAAGCGCGATGTGCCCTTCGACGAGGGACTGCCGACGGTGCTCGCGGTGGCCGACGAGCTCGGCGGCCAGGAGCGGGCGGTCGAGCCGGGTGCCTTCGAGGTGACGGCACTGAACGACCAGCACACGTTCGTGCGGTGGGGCGCCGCGGGCACGGCGGGTGTTGAGGGTGCGGCGCCTCTCGCCGTGGGGCAGGTCGTGACGCTGGGCCTCTCGCACCCGTGCACGGCCTTCGACAAGTGGCGCCTGGTGCCCGTGGTCGACGGCTCGGGCACGGTGGTGGAGGGCGTGGCCACCACGTTCTGA
- a CDS encoding bifunctional 4-hydroxy-2-oxoglutarate aldolase/2-dehydro-3-deoxy-phosphogluconate aldolase, with translation MSTPSDSGGWFNEAFQAAPLMAILRGMGTERSLELARTAWDLGIDMVEVPIQGPADEEALAAVVEAGRERGKAVGAGTVVDTETVQASARAGAAFTVSPGLDLDVVRASEAAGMPSLPGVATASEVQIAQKSGLTWLKAFPASVLGAEWFTAMRGPFPRVRFVATGGMHARNAPDMLAAGARVVAVGSALADADELPRLARIIEN, from the coding sequence GTGAGCACCCCGAGCGACAGCGGCGGATGGTTCAACGAGGCCTTCCAGGCGGCGCCCCTGATGGCGATCCTGCGGGGCATGGGGACCGAGCGCAGCCTCGAACTGGCCCGCACCGCCTGGGACCTGGGCATCGACATGGTCGAGGTCCCGATCCAGGGTCCGGCCGACGAGGAGGCCCTCGCCGCCGTGGTCGAAGCGGGGCGCGAGCGCGGGAAGGCCGTGGGCGCCGGCACCGTCGTCGACACGGAGACCGTGCAGGCCTCGGCGCGAGCGGGTGCGGCGTTCACCGTGAGCCCGGGCCTGGACCTCGACGTGGTCCGCGCGAGCGAGGCGGCGGGCATGCCCTCGCTGCCGGGCGTCGCCACGGCATCCGAGGTGCAGATCGCCCAGAAGTCCGGGCTGACCTGGCTGAAGGCGTTCCCCGCCTCCGTGCTGGGCGCCGAGTGGTTCACGGCGATGCGCGGCCCGTTCCCGCGCGTGCGCTTCGTCGCGACCGGCGGCATGCACGCGCGGAACGCCCCGGACATGCTCGCCGCGGGAGCCCGAGTCGTGGCCGTCGGCAGCGCCCTGGCCGATGCGGACGAGCTCCCCCGGCTCGCACGGATCATCGAGAACTGA
- a CDS encoding sugar kinase yields MTSDVGAANPTREHSGGGSRPLDLLAIGETMALVTPARPEPLESARDFHVGTGGAESNVACHLAAAGRRVEWFSALGDDPLGRRVRAFIEASGVSVARVRLDAGAPTGLYVKDPGAGVSYYRRGSAASRLGPEDLAGIDAAQARIVHLTGITPALSESCRALVSAAIDRAHEAGALVSFDVNHRPALWASTDEAARTILAEARRADIVFVGRDEAETLWGARTADAVRELLPEVPHLVVKDADVEAVEFSADGRTAAPTPRVEVVEAVGAGDAFAAGWLDGLLEGASARSRLGRGHQWAARALSSTQDIPEHGDHADRDGSARDIQEATA; encoded by the coding sequence ATGACGAGCGACGTCGGCGCGGCGAACCCGACGCGGGAACACTCAGGAGGCGGATCCCGACCCCTGGATCTGCTCGCGATCGGGGAGACGATGGCGCTGGTGACGCCCGCGCGGCCGGAGCCGCTGGAGTCCGCCCGCGACTTCCACGTCGGCACGGGCGGCGCGGAGTCCAACGTCGCCTGCCACCTCGCCGCGGCCGGACGCCGGGTCGAATGGTTCAGCGCCCTGGGCGATGACCCCCTGGGCCGCCGCGTCCGGGCGTTCATCGAGGCCAGCGGTGTGTCCGTGGCGCGGGTTCGCCTCGATGCGGGCGCACCGACGGGCCTGTACGTGAAGGATCCGGGCGCCGGGGTCTCCTACTACCGGAGGGGCTCGGCCGCCTCCCGCCTGGGCCCGGAGGATCTCGCCGGGATCGACGCGGCGCAGGCGCGGATCGTGCACCTGACCGGCATCACGCCCGCCCTGTCGGAGAGCTGCCGGGCGCTGGTCTCCGCGGCCATCGACCGCGCGCACGAGGCCGGCGCGCTGGTGAGCTTCGACGTGAACCATCGGCCAGCCCTGTGGGCGTCGACCGACGAGGCCGCGCGCACAATCCTCGCCGAGGCGCGCCGGGCCGACATCGTGTTCGTGGGCCGGGACGAGGCCGAGACCCTGTGGGGAGCGCGCACCGCGGACGCCGTGCGGGAGCTGCTGCCCGAGGTGCCGCACCTCGTGGTGAAGGACGCCGACGTGGAAGCCGTCGAGTTCTCGGCGGACGGCCGCACGGCCGCCCCGACCCCGCGCGTGGAGGTCGTGGAGGCCGTCGGCGCGGGCGATGCCTTCGCCGCCGGCTGGCTCGACGGCCTTCTCGAGGGCGCGTCCGCACGCTCGCGCCTCGGGCGCGGGCACCAGTGGGCGGCGCGGGCGCTCTCGAGCACCCAGGACATCCCCGAGCACGGCGATCACGCCGATCGCGACGGCTCAGCACGCGACATCCAGGAGGCGACGGCGTGA
- a CDS encoding RidA family protein, with the protein MSTESTQKIEKTAIVSESAPQPAGPYSQGIVSGDLLFTAGFGPQDRANGNAVADSVAEQTRQVLRNVRSVLTEHGVDMDAVLKTTVHLADLADFAEFNEAYAEFFTEPYPVRTTVGSQLANILVEIDVVARVKA; encoded by the coding sequence ATGAGCACCGAGAGCACCCAGAAGATCGAGAAGACCGCCATCGTCAGCGAGAGCGCGCCGCAGCCCGCGGGCCCCTACAGCCAGGGCATCGTCAGCGGCGACCTGCTGTTCACCGCCGGCTTCGGCCCGCAGGACCGCGCGAACGGCAACGCCGTCGCCGACTCCGTCGCCGAGCAGACCCGACAGGTGCTGCGCAACGTCCGCTCCGTCCTCACCGAGCACGGCGTGGACATGGACGCCGTCCTGAAGACCACCGTGCACCTCGCGGACCTCGCCGACTTCGCCGAGTTCAACGAGGCCTACGCCGAGTTCTTCACCGAGCCGTACCCCGTGCGCACGACCGTCGGCTCGCAGCTCGCGAACATCCTCGTGGAGATCGACGTCGTCGCCCGCGTGAAGGCCTGA
- a CDS encoding N-acyl-D-amino-acid deacylase family protein: protein MGRLLIRGGRVVPGDGTAPVRADLLVDGERIVEVAAPGAGHASADLPGTHVIEADGRLVMPGFVDAHSHADAAVFDEDVQLALLRQGITAVIGGQDGVSFAPGDGAFASEYFAPINGAHPGYPARAGTAARGGDPGPTGGEGSASPGTRSSGNRSPGARVADLLASYDGRIPLGVAYLVPAGTVRHEVMGPAQDAPSAAQLERMVALVTEGVADGAVGLSTGLDYAPGIFADAAEMAALCAPLAPTGLPYVTHMRGGYEDNARVGVEEAGRIGAAAGVPVHISHFHTPADEAARLMDWLTAQGVVGSFDAYPYTRGCSILAMTMLPPELNAMRADDLVPLLQDPAQRERLRREWFPRVAKNPSLGEEWPELITLAHTSAPELAWAPGLTLAQIAQRRGTDAVDAALDVLVASRLDANAIMAAHHQRPVEDLGRLLAHPAHMGGSDGIFIGAHPHPRARGTFASYLATYVREHGYLSWSQAATHLSTAAVDRFHLGDRGRIRPGAIADLALVDPDGVRDAATYAAPLQLAEGIDDVIVGGRPVLADGRLTGVTPGGGIRACAPGGRGEPPLDARP, encoded by the coding sequence ATGGGCCGGCTGCTGATCCGCGGAGGGCGCGTCGTCCCCGGTGACGGCACCGCGCCCGTGCGCGCCGACCTGCTCGTGGACGGCGAGCGCATCGTCGAGGTCGCCGCGCCGGGCGCGGGACACGCGAGCGCCGACCTCCCCGGGACGCACGTGATCGAGGCCGACGGACGCCTCGTGATGCCCGGCTTCGTCGACGCGCACTCCCACGCCGACGCCGCCGTCTTCGACGAGGACGTGCAGCTCGCGCTGCTGCGCCAGGGCATCACCGCCGTCATCGGCGGGCAGGACGGCGTCTCCTTCGCCCCGGGCGACGGCGCCTTTGCCTCGGAGTACTTCGCACCGATCAACGGCGCGCATCCGGGGTACCCGGCACGGGCAGGAACCGCGGCCCGCGGCGGCGACCCGGGGCCGACGGGCGGGGAGGGGTCCGCCTCTCCCGGAACCCGCTCTTCCGGCAACCGCTCCCCCGGCGCCCGCGTCGCCGACCTGCTGGCGAGCTACGACGGCCGCATCCCCCTGGGCGTGGCCTACCTGGTGCCGGCCGGGACGGTGCGCCACGAGGTGATGGGACCGGCGCAGGACGCTCCGTCGGCCGCGCAGCTCGAGCGCATGGTGGCCCTGGTGACAGAGGGCGTGGCCGACGGGGCCGTGGGCCTGTCCACCGGGCTGGACTACGCGCCGGGGATCTTCGCGGACGCCGCCGAGATGGCTGCGCTGTGCGCGCCGCTCGCGCCCACGGGCCTGCCGTACGTGACGCACATGCGCGGCGGCTACGAGGACAACGCGCGGGTGGGCGTCGAGGAGGCCGGGCGCATCGGCGCCGCCGCCGGCGTCCCGGTGCACATCTCGCACTTCCACACCCCGGCCGACGAGGCCGCACGGCTCATGGACTGGCTCACCGCCCAGGGCGTCGTCGGGAGCTTCGACGCCTACCCGTACACGCGCGGCTGCTCGATCCTCGCGATGACCATGCTGCCGCCGGAGCTGAACGCGATGCGGGCCGACGACCTCGTGCCGCTGCTGCAGGACCCTGCGCAGCGGGAGCGCCTGCGCCGCGAGTGGTTCCCGCGCGTCGCGAAGAACCCGAGCCTCGGCGAGGAGTGGCCCGAGCTGATCACCCTCGCGCACACCTCCGCCCCGGAGCTCGCGTGGGCGCCGGGCCTCACCCTGGCCCAGATCGCGCAGCGCCGCGGCACCGACGCCGTCGATGCGGCCCTGGACGTGCTGGTCGCCTCCCGCCTGGACGCGAACGCCATCATGGCCGCGCACCATCAGCGGCCCGTCGAGGACCTGGGACGGCTGCTCGCGCACCCGGCGCACATGGGCGGGTCGGATGGCATCTTCATCGGCGCGCACCCGCATCCCCGCGCCCGCGGGACCTTCGCCTCCTACCTCGCCACCTATGTGCGCGAGCACGGCTACCTGAGCTGGTCGCAGGCCGCGACGCACCTGTCGACCGCGGCCGTGGACCGCTTCCACCTGGGCGATCGCGGCCGCATCCGGCCCGGTGCGATCGCCGATCTGGCCCTCGTCGACCCCGACGGCGTGCGGGACGCGGCGACCTACGCCGCGCCGCTGCAGCTCGCCGAGGGGATCGACGACGTGATCGTCGGCGGCCGCCCCGTCCTCGCGGACGGCAGGCTGACCGGCGTCACCCCCGGCGGAGGCATCCGCGCCTGCGCCCCCGGCGGCCGCGGTGAACCCCCGTTGGACGCCCGTCCCTGA
- a CDS encoding MFS transporter codes for MSASTPQRSPESRAAHSPAGAGPGTTGPGRPRRRQARTIAGGAVGTLMEYFDYYLYGLAAAAVFPQVFFSGNDPFVAQLESFATFAVGFLFRPLGGVVFGYIGDRMGRKVTLLVTVIGMGLSTAAIGFIPPDHMIGLAAPVLLLVMRMLQGLFVGGEMGGAATMVVEHAPVGRRGLFGAFLISGAGVANVLSAGMMAGLGLGPDSFFMTWGWRIPFVFSLVLSVCAVLLRRQLQESEEFTTHTQEIELGRIRRRSPIVEVLRHPRNTILGILIGLPQSIAGYIVLTYGLSYMVSGGVPPQVGFLGTMIVGVLQFFVAPAYGALSDRVGRRRVYIAGCIGFALLVWPAFLLYGTHVPALIWLGMIVGFVIPGVMMQGTLSTLLTEMFDVEERTTGVNVGYQLSNTLGGGLAPFIATALVGWASGEIWPVIVYVVVICLIGAIATAAASIRPDTADAGRLHALETT; via the coding sequence ATGAGCGCCTCGACCCCTCAGCGATCCCCGGAGTCCCGGGCCGCGCACAGCCCTGCCGGGGCCGGCCCCGGCACCACCGGGCCCGGGCGCCCGCGCCGCAGGCAGGCGCGCACCATCGCCGGCGGCGCCGTCGGCACCCTGATGGAGTACTTCGACTACTACCTGTACGGACTCGCGGCCGCCGCGGTGTTCCCGCAGGTGTTCTTCTCGGGCAACGACCCCTTCGTCGCCCAGCTCGAGTCCTTCGCGACCTTCGCCGTCGGCTTCCTGTTCCGTCCCCTCGGCGGCGTCGTGTTCGGCTACATCGGCGACCGCATGGGCCGCAAGGTCACGCTGCTGGTCACGGTGATCGGCATGGGCCTGTCCACGGCTGCGATCGGATTCATCCCTCCCGACCACATGATCGGCCTCGCGGCGCCCGTGCTGCTGCTGGTGATGCGGATGCTCCAGGGCCTGTTCGTGGGCGGGGAGATGGGGGGCGCGGCGACGATGGTCGTCGAGCACGCGCCCGTCGGCCGGCGCGGCCTGTTCGGCGCCTTCCTCATCAGCGGAGCCGGGGTCGCGAACGTGCTCTCCGCGGGCATGATGGCGGGCCTGGGTCTGGGGCCGGACTCGTTCTTCATGACCTGGGGCTGGCGGATCCCCTTCGTCTTCTCCCTGGTGCTCTCCGTCTGCGCGGTGCTGCTGCGGCGCCAGCTGCAGGAGTCCGAGGAGTTCACGACCCACACCCAGGAGATCGAGCTGGGCAGGATCCGGCGCCGCTCCCCCATCGTCGAGGTGCTGCGCCACCCCCGGAACACGATCCTGGGCATCCTCATCGGGCTCCCGCAGTCCATCGCGGGCTACATCGTGCTCACGTACGGGCTCTCGTACATGGTCTCCGGCGGCGTCCCGCCCCAGGTGGGCTTCCTGGGGACGATGATCGTGGGTGTGCTGCAGTTCTTCGTCGCCCCCGCCTACGGGGCGCTCTCGGACCGGGTGGGCCGCCGCCGCGTCTACATCGCCGGCTGCATCGGCTTCGCCCTGCTCGTCTGGCCGGCGTTCCTGCTGTACGGGACGCACGTGCCCGCGCTCATCTGGCTCGGCATGATCGTGGGGTTCGTGATCCCCGGCGTCATGATGCAGGGGACGCTCTCGACCCTGCTCACCGAGATGTTCGACGTCGAGGAGCGCACCACCGGCGTGAACGTCGGCTACCAGCTCTCCAACACGCTCGGCGGCGGGCTCGCCCCCTTCATCGCGACCGCGCTCGTGGGCTGGGCGAGCGGCGAGATCTGGCCGGTCATCGTCTACGTCGTCGTCATCTGCCTGATCGGAGCGATCGCCACCGCCGCCGCCTCGATCCGCCCCGATACGGCCGACGCCGGCCGGCTCCACGCCCTGGAGACGACCTGA
- a CDS encoding helix-turn-helix transcriptional regulator, which produces MTTTSAAQTDMRFADIDEAHRALAPVMEAIAAVGGPHCEVVLHDLSAGDLEHSIHAILHGEVSGRRVGGPSTNLGAEVLHDQSRDHNAFGYRARTADGRELISSSVYYRDHEGRIIAALCINRDLTPVQGAVDALTALLPAATEDAASEPQELVVPNVSDVLDDMIAEAVAAVGKPAPAMTKADRIEVLRLLEGRGAFHIKRAAERVSARLGVSRVTTYGYLDEVRRG; this is translated from the coding sequence GTGACGACGACCTCAGCTGCGCAGACGGACATGCGCTTCGCCGACATCGACGAGGCCCATCGCGCTCTCGCGCCGGTCATGGAGGCGATCGCCGCCGTCGGCGGGCCGCACTGCGAGGTGGTCCTGCACGACCTCTCGGCGGGCGACCTCGAGCATTCGATCCACGCGATCCTCCACGGCGAGGTCAGCGGCCGAAGGGTCGGCGGCCCCTCCACCAACCTCGGCGCGGAGGTGCTGCACGACCAGAGCCGCGATCACAACGCCTTCGGGTATCGCGCCCGCACGGCCGACGGGCGCGAGCTGATCAGCTCCTCGGTCTACTACCGCGACCACGAGGGCCGCATCATCGCGGCGCTGTGCATCAACCGCGACCTCACCCCGGTGCAGGGCGCGGTGGACGCGCTCACCGCGCTGCTCCCCGCCGCCACAGAGGACGCCGCCTCCGAGCCCCAGGAGCTCGTGGTCCCGAACGTCTCGGACGTCCTGGACGACATGATCGCCGAGGCCGTCGCCGCCGTCGGCAAGCCCGCACCGGCCATGACGAAGGCCGATCGCATCGAGGTGCTGCGACTGCTCGAGGGCAGGGGCGCCTTCCACATCAAGCGCGCCGCCGAGCGGGTCTCCGCGCGGCTCGGCGTCTCGCGGGTGACGACGTACGGGTACCTGGACGAGGTGCGGCGGGGCTGA
- a CDS encoding glucose 1-dehydrogenase has product MSILSTFDLTGRTAIVTGGYRGLGLAFARGLAEAGADVVIGARDGAASQEAARDLAEETGRRTRGIALDVTDPASCEAAVAAAVELGGGLDVLVNNAGACFHAPALDVTAQELRTVLDTNVGGVFEMSRAAARAMIPAGRGSIVNIGSMSGDIVNRPQLQPIYNASKAAVHHLTKSLAMEWAEHGIRVNAVAPGYVKTEMAPVDDPSLRQRWIDDAPMKRYAMPEEIAPAVLFFASDASSFATGSVLTVDGGYTVV; this is encoded by the coding sequence ATGAGCATCCTCTCCACCTTCGACCTGACCGGCCGCACGGCGATCGTCACCGGCGGCTATCGCGGCCTCGGGCTCGCCTTCGCGCGCGGTCTCGCCGAGGCCGGGGCCGACGTCGTCATCGGCGCCCGCGACGGCGCCGCCTCCCAGGAGGCGGCGCGCGACCTCGCAGAGGAGACCGGTCGGCGCACCCGTGGCATCGCCCTGGACGTCACCGATCCGGCGTCGTGCGAGGCGGCCGTCGCCGCCGCAGTGGAGCTCGGCGGGGGTCTCGACGTGCTCGTGAACAACGCCGGCGCCTGCTTCCACGCACCAGCGCTCGACGTCACCGCGCAGGAGCTGCGCACGGTGCTCGACACGAACGTGGGCGGAGTCTTCGAGATGAGCCGCGCCGCAGCGCGCGCCATGATCCCCGCAGGTCGCGGCTCGATCGTGAACATCGGATCCATGTCCGGAGACATCGTCAACCGCCCCCAGCTGCAGCCGATCTACAACGCCTCCAAGGCCGCCGTCCACCACCTCACGAAGTCGCTCGCGATGGAGTGGGCGGAGCACGGCATCCGCGTGAACGCCGTCGCCCCGGGCTACGTGAAGACCGAGATGGCGCCCGTCGACGACCCGTCCCTGCGCCAGCGCTGGATCGACGACGCCCCCATGAAGCGCTACGCCATGCCCGAGGAGATCGCCCCGGCGGTGCTCTTTTTCGCCTCCGACGCCTCGAGCTTCGCGACGGGCTCCGTGCTCACCGTCGACGGGGGATACACGGTGGTGTGA
- a CDS encoding GntR family transcriptional regulator produces the protein MTQPTLDTGSISRGDALVDQAYTVIRGAILDRALEPGARLSVPELARQLDISRSPVREAIARIEYEGLAKSVSHRGAVVVEIGFDELIGIYDLREVLEGLAARLAARSSDPQLAEALETNWNSHHDAVESGDVERHMELDAAFHRLVREASGNRRLADSLRRLQGQIRVAMNTTVARRGGMHAALAEHRSLIDAITAGDPEEAESVARHHIVRLRESLHDAALADNQDLDERHES, from the coding sequence ATGACTCAGCCGACACTGGACACGGGATCGATCAGCCGAGGCGATGCGCTGGTGGACCAGGCCTACACGGTCATTCGCGGCGCGATCCTCGACCGGGCGCTCGAACCTGGGGCCCGATTGTCCGTACCGGAGCTCGCGCGTCAACTCGACATCAGCCGGAGCCCGGTCCGTGAGGCGATCGCCCGCATCGAGTACGAGGGGCTCGCGAAGAGCGTGTCCCACCGCGGAGCGGTCGTCGTGGAGATCGGGTTCGACGAGCTGATCGGGATCTACGACCTGCGTGAAGTCCTCGAGGGACTGGCCGCACGGCTCGCGGCCCGATCGTCGGATCCGCAGCTCGCGGAGGCGCTGGAGACGAACTGGAACTCTCACCACGATGCCGTCGAGAGCGGTGACGTGGAGCGACACATGGAGCTCGACGCCGCATTCCACAGACTCGTGCGGGAGGCCAGCGGCAACCGTCGACTGGCGGACAGCCTGCGCAGGCTGCAGGGCCAGATCCGGGTCGCCATGAACACGACGGTCGCCCGCCGCGGCGGCATGCACGCCGCACTCGCCGAGCACCGTTCCCTCATCGATGCGATCACGGCGGGCGATCCGGAAGAAGCAGAATCCGTGGCCCGCCATCACATCGTTCGATTGCGCGAGAGCCTGCACGACGCGGCTCTCGCGGACAACCAGGACCTCGACGAAAGGCACGAATCATGA
- a CDS encoding NAD(P)-dependent oxidoreductase, which produces MTTTAVIGLGTMGGRIARTISAGGHEVRGFDPFEGARKAAADSGIDVFETAEAALQDAELVVLSVPRPEHVLETARGPLSTAHGAVVADMSTIDPGTAREAAGILADQDVVYVDAPVLGRPDKIGHWTLPTGGPEDAAELARSVLEGTVATKVIRVGDVGAGHAVKVLNNLMFGAINTITAEVLTTCEAAGVDPKVFVSTVADSGAATVSNLFREIAPKMIAGDFDPAFALGLLAKDNKLAIDLARSVGAPTHLAEVIDRVNSAAMDQGLANEDTGVVRKLYSTQVGNV; this is translated from the coding sequence ATGACCACCACCGCTGTGATCGGACTTGGAACCATGGGAGGGCGTATCGCCCGCACCATTTCGGCCGGTGGCCACGAGGTGAGGGGCTTCGACCCCTTCGAAGGGGCTCGCAAGGCTGCTGCCGACTCGGGCATCGACGTCTTTGAGACCGCGGAGGCCGCGCTCCAGGATGCGGAGCTCGTGGTGCTTTCGGTTCCGCGTCCCGAACACGTCCTCGAGACGGCCCGGGGACCGCTCTCCACCGCTCACGGTGCGGTGGTCGCCGATATGTCGACCATCGATCCCGGCACAGCCCGCGAGGCAGCGGGGATCCTTGCGGACCAGGACGTCGTCTACGTCGACGCTCCAGTCCTCGGACGCCCAGACAAGATCGGTCATTGGACCCTTCCCACGGGCGGGCCGGAAGATGCCGCTGAGCTGGCGCGCTCCGTCCTCGAGGGAACGGTGGCCACGAAGGTCATCCGGGTCGGCGACGTCGGTGCCGGGCACGCCGTCAAGGTCCTGAACAACCTGATGTTCGGTGCGATCAATACGATCACCGCTGAGGTCCTCACCACCTGCGAGGCTGCGGGCGTGGACCCGAAGGTCTTCGTCTCGACGGTCGCCGACTCAGGCGCTGCCACGGTGTCGAACCTGTTCCGCGAGATCGCCCCGAAGATGATCGCGGGCGACTTCGACCCCGCGTTCGCGCTGGGGCTGCTGGCCAAGGACAACAAGCTCGCGATCGATCTCGCTCGCTCGGTCGGAGCTCCGACCCATCTCGCGGAGGTCATCGACCGCGTGAACTCCGCGGCCATGGACCAGGGCCTCGCGAATGAGGACACGGGAGTTGTCCGGAAGCTCTACAGCACGCAGGTCGGAAACGTCTGA